Proteins encoded by one window of Bradyrhizobium sp. B097:
- a CDS encoding cadherin domain-containing protein — MTTIPAYSIGGLTRPELHLDPTGHIILDPAAQAFADTYGLQYLYLGCPPGTLWPPIQGFLAPPTDANSSTNTVVEGAAANTSVGITAQSSSLLGLPVTYSLTSDSSYGGFKVDPNTGVISVADPTKVDFESSGGSYVVNVQATDGIFASSQSFVIAVSNAPPSTPVDSNAAANAVNEGAAVNTLVGITASSADVNGPGVTYSLTGDTSGGGFKIDPNTGVVTVADSTKLDFETAPGHAYTITVQASDGHGGFSSQSFTINVNDVPVSTPVDTNPAANSVVEGAAVNTLVGITASAVDPNGPASTYSLTGDTSGGGFKIDPNTGVVTVADPTKLDYESAPGHAYTITVHATAGATSSTQTFTIGVTDAPPSAPTDTDVTANSVVEGAAIGTAVGITAHATDINGGTVTYSLVGDAHGFTIDAATGIVTVADPTKIDFETAPGHAYTITAQASDGTLTSTQSFTINVTDVAPSTPVDSNAAANTVVEGATAGTAVGITAHAVDINGPAVTYSLTGDTSGGGFAIDPATGIVTVADPTKINYESAPGHAYTVTATASDGTLASSQTFTIGVTNAPPSAPVDADANPNAIAEGAANGSTVGVTASAIDVNGPPVTYSLVGDTSGGGFTIDATTGVVTVADGTKIDYETSGAAHSYTITAQASDGLGGTSTQSFTIAVTDVAPSTPVDSDVGANSVVEGAAAGSTVGITASAIDVNGPAVTYSLVGDTSGGGFTINAATGVVTVADPTKIDYESSGAGHSYTITAQASDGTLASSQTFTIAVSDAAPSIPVDSNAAANSVVEGAAAGSTVGVTASSTDVNGPAVTYSLVGDTSGGGFTINATTGVVTVADPTKIDYESSGPTHSYAVTAQASDGTLTSSQTFTIAVADAPPSTPVDADANPNSITEGAANGSTVGITASSVDVNGPAVTYSLIGDTSGGGFTINATTGVISVADSTKIDYESAAGHAYTVTAQASDGTLASSQTFTIAVTDVAPSTPVDSDGAINRVAVGAPVGSGAGVTASSTDVNGPAVTYSLVGDTSGGAFTINAATGKVMVADPTKIHAADPSYDITVDSSDGTLHSQQTFTIAVVIDQAPVVTAGHTLGYTENQAATVIDSTITVTDGDDANLASATVQITGNYVVGEDVLGFVTQNGISGSFDAATGTLTLTGTSSVANYQAALASVTYFNTSDNPSGLARTVTITANDGTLDSTPVTDTINVTPVNDPAVVTAGHTLNYTENQVATAFDPAITVTDVDNTTLAGATMQITGNYANGQDVLGFTTIGNITGTFDAATGKLTLTGTDTVANYQAALASVTYFNTSDNPSGLARTVTITANDGAANSTAVTDTINVTPVNDPPVTSAGGTLNYIENQAATAIDTSVNVSDVDSANMASATVAITGGFAAGQDVLGFNPQNGIVGSYNALTGVLTLTGSSSVANYKAALDSITYFNTSDNPSEADRTVSFTVNDGSLDSNTSTSTIHVTPVNDAPVISFGAIAGFTEPPNGTPAANSTPVTITPNLTITDAEGNNLTDATFVLNDLKPSDALSIAGHAGASGDIGGIHFDISSTAGTETISFTGTDTLAHYNAALDLIQFNNTSENPDTTARSYTLTVHDDGGTANGGNNTGTASTTGSVTAVNDAPTATVPADNSIGTAFSHTNLTISGLSVADVDASSGNVTATISSGHAALSFDTTGLASFTNNASHTVTLTGTIAQVNTGLATLTYNSDDGFTGSDTVTLNVNDNGNTGTPGAQTSGAQTFHVGVVPQVFYIDNSTTGTSLNLGTQHDPYTSIAAFNAANPAGSGDYVVLEHGTGTYSEANGINLASGVNLIGGSHTLTFTNPVTNATVTANVGSGTDPVIHVTGADNGIDLLGTTGHTITGVSIDTSASTGIGISDDGNNVGTVTMSDITVKTASGTGLSFTHGGTITLTGSANSITSGTGTALDVENTQIGSANLILKSITSSGGSNNGIILSNTGTAAGNGGLHVTGDGSTAGSGGTIASKTGADASTTQGSGVYLNNTKDVELSYLTMHDFQNYGIVGTNVTGFALGNTTVTGTNGDNVGGIGEGDVYFTGLSGAATVTNSTFTGAALDAFHVFNNSGQTLNRITITGSTFATNSVASNSSGDALVFQATDGTFNATVQSSTFTSARGDLFQLDLHGGVSSDLVLGGATAGLGNSFSNNNQNIVSGGGGITISSGGAGDHANLTFDIANNTMRDALGTALGISTGSGAGSFTGTIDSNTIGVAAIANSGSVQGSDIGFITDGGANSSVTITNNHLFQYGNGDGILLQTGDAVDGGNARLTAIVMGNTASNPGTFGNHGFELNAGTVAGDAQSVSLTLGGTGAQENQFLGSGSGGGTDIRLRDRDNTTVGLHAGDGSSYGGGATDTAAIAAYVLAHNTVTTAPTISVVAASTNGFGASPMLAADGGVQAAVATPGETHLTQGELDSVVSAAITQWAKAGADSDQLAALHAVTFSVADLAGQIVGLESAGHITIDTDAAGHGWFVDPTPSDNFEFTHALNASGTSLQTDPSTAAAGHLDLLTAVVHELGHVLGLPDLTSSSDANDLMYIDLADGERRLPTAADVVQANVGSQKAMPMQSDTSSNQQATNGFDFSSFTPTQSQSNTSHADLATHSQTLSNLFSGHSNAAPSWWVGHEAAFAAMGGTPTDDHTHTLVHHDLIV; from the coding sequence ATGACGACCATACCTGCTTATTCAATCGGTGGTTTAACGCGCCCCGAACTTCACCTCGATCCGACCGGACATATCATTCTTGATCCGGCCGCGCAGGCGTTCGCCGACACGTATGGTCTGCAATATCTCTACCTCGGCTGCCCTCCCGGCACGCTCTGGCCGCCGATCCAGGGCTTCCTGGCGCCGCCGACCGATGCCAATTCCAGCACCAACACGGTCGTTGAAGGCGCGGCAGCCAACACCTCGGTCGGCATCACTGCGCAGTCGAGCAGCCTGCTCGGCCTTCCGGTCACCTATTCGCTGACATCAGATTCCTCCTACGGCGGCTTCAAGGTCGATCCGAACACCGGCGTGATCTCGGTCGCCGATCCCACCAAGGTCGACTTCGAGAGCTCCGGCGGCAGCTACGTCGTCAATGTGCAAGCGACCGACGGCATCTTCGCGTCGTCGCAGAGTTTCGTGATTGCGGTCAGCAATGCGCCGCCATCGACACCGGTCGACAGCAACGCCGCCGCCAACGCCGTCAACGAGGGCGCCGCCGTCAATACCCTGGTCGGCATCACCGCATCGTCGGCCGATGTCAACGGCCCCGGCGTCACCTATTCGCTGACCGGCGATACGTCCGGCGGCGGCTTCAAGATCGATCCCAACACCGGCGTCGTCACCGTCGCCGATTCCACCAAACTCGACTTCGAGACCGCGCCGGGCCACGCCTACACCATCACCGTGCAGGCCAGCGACGGCCACGGCGGCTTCAGCTCGCAGAGCTTCACGATCAACGTCAACGACGTTCCGGTCTCTACGCCGGTCGACACCAATCCCGCCGCCAACAGCGTCGTCGAAGGCGCCGCCGTCAACACGCTGGTCGGCATCACGGCGTCCGCGGTCGATCCGAACGGCCCGGCAAGCACCTACTCGCTGACCGGCGACACCTCCGGCGGCGGCTTCAAGATCGATCCCAATACCGGCGTCGTCACCGTCGCCGATCCGACCAAGCTCGACTACGAGAGCGCGCCCGGCCACGCCTACACCATCACCGTGCACGCGACCGCCGGCGCGACCTCGTCGACCCAGACCTTCACCATCGGCGTCACCGACGCACCGCCGTCGGCGCCCACCGATACCGACGTCACGGCCAATTCGGTGGTCGAAGGCGCGGCCATCGGTACCGCGGTCGGGATCACCGCCCACGCCACCGACATCAATGGCGGCACCGTGACCTATTCGCTGGTCGGCGATGCGCACGGCTTCACCATCGACGCCGCGACCGGCATCGTCACCGTCGCCGATCCGACCAAGATCGATTTCGAAACCGCCCCCGGCCACGCCTACACCATCACCGCGCAGGCCAGTGACGGCACGCTGACCAGCACCCAGAGTTTCACCATCAACGTCACCGACGTGGCGCCGTCGACCCCGGTCGACAGCAACGCTGCAGCCAACACCGTGGTCGAAGGCGCAACCGCCGGCACCGCGGTCGGCATCACCGCGCATGCGGTCGACATCAACGGCCCGGCCGTGACCTATTCGCTGACCGGCGATACCTCCGGCGGCGGCTTCGCGATCGATCCGGCAACCGGCATCGTCACCGTCGCCGACCCGACCAAGATCAACTATGAAAGCGCGCCCGGCCACGCCTACACCGTGACGGCGACCGCCAGCGACGGCACGCTCGCGAGTTCGCAGACCTTCACCATCGGCGTCACCAACGCCCCGCCGTCGGCCCCGGTCGACGCCGACGCCAACCCCAATGCGATCGCCGAAGGCGCGGCCAACGGCTCGACCGTCGGCGTCACCGCGTCGGCGATCGACGTCAACGGCCCGCCGGTCACCTATTCGCTGGTCGGCGACACCTCCGGCGGCGGCTTCACCATCGATGCGACGACGGGTGTCGTTACCGTCGCCGACGGCACCAAGATCGATTACGAAACCAGCGGCGCGGCTCACAGCTACACCATCACCGCGCAGGCTAGCGACGGCCTGGGCGGCACCAGCACGCAGAGCTTCACCATCGCCGTCACGGACGTTGCGCCATCGACCCCGGTCGACAGCGACGTCGGCGCCAACAGCGTCGTCGAAGGCGCCGCCGCCGGCAGCACGGTCGGCATCACCGCGTCGGCGATCGACGTCAACGGCCCGGCCGTGACCTATTCGCTGGTCGGCGACACCTCGGGTGGCGGCTTCACCATCAACGCCGCGACCGGCGTCGTCACCGTCGCCGATCCCACCAAGATCGACTATGAGAGCAGCGGCGCGGGTCACAGCTACACCATCACCGCACAGGCGAGCGACGGTACGCTGGCGAGTTCACAGACCTTCACCATCGCAGTCAGCGACGCTGCGCCGTCGATTCCGGTCGATAGCAATGCCGCCGCCAACAGTGTCGTCGAAGGCGCCGCCGCCGGCAGCACGGTTGGCGTCACCGCGTCGTCGACCGACGTCAATGGCCCGGCCGTCACCTATTCGCTGGTCGGCGACACCTCGGGCGGCGGCTTCACCATCAACGCGACAACGGGTGTCGTCACCGTCGCCGATCCCACCAAGATCGACTACGAGAGCAGCGGCCCGACCCATTCCTACGCGGTGACCGCGCAAGCCAGCGACGGCACGCTCACGAGCTCGCAGACCTTCACCATCGCTGTCGCCGACGCTCCGCCGTCGACCCCGGTCGATGCCGACGCCAATCCCAACTCGATCACCGAAGGCGCGGCCAACGGCTCGACCGTCGGCATCACCGCATCGTCGGTCGACGTCAACGGCCCGGCCGTGACCTATTCGCTGATCGGCGACACCTCCGGCGGCGGCTTCACCATCAACGCGACAACGGGCGTCATCAGCGTCGCGGACTCGACCAAGATCGATTACGAAAGCGCGGCCGGGCACGCCTACACCGTCACCGCCCAGGCGAGCGACGGTACGCTGGCGAGCTCGCAGACCTTCACCATCGCCGTTACCGACGTCGCGCCATCGACCCCGGTCGACAGCGACGGCGCCATCAACCGCGTCGCGGTCGGCGCTCCGGTCGGCTCGGGAGCCGGCGTGACGGCATCCTCGACCGACGTCAACGGCCCGGCCGTGACCTATTCGCTGGTCGGCGACACCTCCGGCGGCGCCTTCACCATCAATGCGGCCACCGGCAAGGTCATGGTCGCCGATCCCACCAAGATCCACGCCGCCGATCCGTCCTACGACATCACGGTCGATTCCTCCGACGGCACGCTGCACAGCCAGCAGACCTTTACCATCGCCGTCGTCATCGACCAGGCACCGGTCGTCACCGCCGGCCACACCCTTGGCTACACGGAAAACCAGGCCGCGACTGTGATCGATTCGACGATCACCGTGACCGACGGCGACGACGCCAATCTGGCGTCCGCGACGGTTCAGATCACCGGCAACTACGTCGTCGGCGAGGACGTCCTCGGCTTTGTCACCCAGAACGGCATCAGCGGATCGTTCGACGCCGCAACGGGTACGCTGACGCTGACCGGCACCTCCAGTGTCGCCAACTATCAGGCCGCGCTCGCGTCGGTGACCTATTTCAACACCAGCGACAATCCGTCCGGGCTGGCGCGCACCGTCACGATCACAGCCAATGACGGCACGCTCGACAGCACGCCGGTCACCGACACCATCAACGTCACTCCGGTCAACGACCCGGCCGTCGTCACCGCCGGCCACACGCTGAACTACACCGAGAATCAGGTCGCGACGGCGTTCGATCCGGCGATCACGGTAACCGACGTCGACAACACCACGCTGGCCGGCGCGACGATGCAGATCACCGGCAACTATGCCAACGGCCAGGATGTCCTGGGCTTCACCACCATCGGCAACATCACCGGCACGTTTGATGCCGCGACCGGCAAACTGACGTTGACCGGCACCGACACGGTCGCCAACTACCAGGCCGCGCTGGCCTCGGTGACCTATTTCAACACCAGCGACAACCCATCGGGCCTCGCGCGCACCGTCACGATAACAGCCAATGACGGCGCCGCGAATTCCACGGCAGTCACCGACACCATCAACGTCACGCCGGTCAACGATCCGCCGGTCACGTCAGCCGGCGGCACGCTGAACTACATCGAGAACCAGGCCGCGACCGCGATCGACACGTCGGTCAACGTGTCCGACGTCGACAGCGCCAACATGGCCAGCGCTACGGTTGCCATTACCGGCGGCTTCGCCGCCGGCCAGGATGTGCTCGGCTTCAACCCCCAGAACGGCATCGTCGGATCGTACAACGCTCTGACCGGCGTTTTGACCTTGACCGGCTCCTCCAGCGTCGCGAACTACAAGGCCGCCCTCGACTCCATCACCTATTTCAACACCAGCGACAATCCGTCCGAGGCGGATCGTACCGTCAGCTTTACGGTCAATGACGGCTCGCTGGACAGCAACACCTCGACCTCGACCATCCATGTCACGCCGGTCAACGACGCGCCGGTGATCAGCTTCGGCGCCATCGCCGGATTCACCGAACCGCCGAACGGCACGCCGGCGGCCAACTCGACGCCGGTCACGATCACGCCAAACCTGACAATCACTGACGCCGAAGGCAACAACCTGACCGATGCGACCTTCGTGCTGAACGACCTGAAGCCGTCGGACGCGCTTTCGATCGCGGGGCACGCCGGCGCGAGCGGCGACATCGGCGGCATCCACTTCGACATCAGCAGCACCGCCGGCACCGAAACGATCAGCTTCACCGGCACCGACACGCTGGCGCACTACAATGCGGCGCTCGACCTGATCCAGTTCAACAACACCAGCGAAAACCCCGATACCACCGCGCGTTCCTATACCCTGACCGTGCACGATGACGGCGGCACCGCGAATGGCGGCAACAACACCGGGACGGCATCGACGACGGGAAGCGTGACCGCCGTCAACGATGCGCCCACCGCAACGGTGCCGGCGGACAATTCGATCGGCACTGCCTTCTCGCACACCAATCTTACGATCTCCGGCCTGTCGGTCGCCGACGTCGACGCCAGCAGCGGGAACGTCACGGCGACGATCAGCTCAGGCCACGCCGCCCTGAGCTTCGACACCACGGGGCTCGCGAGCTTCACCAACAACGCCAGCCACACCGTCACGCTCACCGGCACCATCGCGCAGGTCAATACCGGGCTGGCGACGCTGACCTACAACAGCGACGACGGCTTCACCGGCTCGGATACCGTCACGCTCAACGTCAACGACAACGGCAACACCGGTACACCCGGCGCGCAAACCTCCGGCGCGCAGACCTTCCATGTCGGCGTCGTGCCGCAGGTGTTCTACATCGACAACTCGACGACAGGCACCAGCCTCAACCTCGGTACCCAGCACGATCCCTACACCTCGATCGCGGCCTTCAACGCGGCGAATCCGGCCGGCTCCGGCGACTATGTCGTGCTCGAGCACGGCACCGGCACCTACAGCGAAGCCAACGGCATCAACCTCGCCAGCGGCGTCAACCTGATCGGCGGCAGCCATACCCTGACGTTCACCAATCCGGTGACCAACGCCACGGTGACCGCGAATGTCGGCTCCGGCACCGATCCGGTCATCCATGTCACCGGCGCCGACAACGGCATCGACCTGCTCGGCACCACGGGTCACACCATCACCGGCGTCAGCATCGACACCTCGGCCTCGACCGGCATCGGCATCAGCGACGACGGCAACAATGTCGGCACCGTCACGATGTCCGACATCACGGTCAAGACCGCCAGCGGCACCGGCTTGAGCTTCACCCATGGCGGCACCATCACGCTGACCGGCAGCGCCAACTCCATCACATCAGGCACCGGCACCGCGCTCGATGTCGAGAACACCCAGATCGGCTCAGCCAACCTCATCCTCAAGAGCATCACCTCGAGCGGCGGGTCCAACAACGGCATCATTCTGTCGAACACCGGCACGGCCGCCGGCAATGGCGGCCTGCATGTCACCGGCGACGGCTCGACGGCGGGCAGCGGCGGCACCATCGCCAGCAAGACCGGCGCCGACGCCAGCACCACGCAAGGCAGCGGCGTCTACCTCAACAACACCAAGGACGTTGAGCTCTCCTATCTGACGATGCACGACTTCCAGAACTACGGCATCGTCGGCACCAACGTCACCGGCTTTGCCCTCGGCAATACCACGGTGACCGGCACCAACGGCGACAATGTCGGCGGCATCGGCGAAGGCGACGTCTACTTCACCGGCCTGTCGGGCGCGGCGACGGTGACGAACTCGACCTTCACGGGCGCGGCGCTCGATGCGTTCCACGTCTTCAACAACAGTGGTCAGACGCTCAACCGCATCACCATCACCGGCTCGACCTTCGCCACCAATTCGGTGGCCAGCAACTCGTCGGGCGATGCACTGGTGTTCCAGGCCACCGACGGAACGTTCAACGCGACGGTTCAAAGCTCGACGTTCACGTCGGCGCGCGGTGACCTGTTCCAGCTCGATCTGCACGGCGGTGTCAGCTCGGATCTCGTGCTGGGCGGCGCGACCGCCGGACTTGGCAACAGCTTCTCGAACAACAACCAGAACATCGTCTCGGGCGGCGGCGGCATCACCATCAGCTCCGGCGGAGCCGGCGATCACGCCAACCTGACCTTCGACATCGCGAACAATACCATGCGCGATGCGCTCGGCACGGCGCTCGGCATCAGCACCGGATCGGGCGCGGGTTCGTTTACCGGCACGATCGATTCCAACACCATCGGCGTGGCGGCTATCGCCAACAGCGGTTCCGTCCAGGGCTCCGACATCGGCTTCATCACCGACGGCGGCGCCAATTCCAGCGTCACGATCACCAACAACCATCTCTTTCAATATGGCAACGGCGACGGCATCCTGTTGCAGACCGGTGATGCGGTCGACGGCGGCAACGCACGATTGACCGCGATCGTCATGGGCAACACGGCGTCCAACCCCGGCACATTCGGCAATCATGGCTTTGAGCTCAACGCCGGTACGGTTGCGGGCGACGCGCAGAGCGTCTCGCTGACGCTGGGCGGCACCGGCGCCCAGGAAAATCAGTTCCTGGGTTCGGGCTCGGGTGGCGGCACCGATATCCGGCTGCGCGATCGCGACAACACCACCGTCGGTCTGCATGCGGGCGATGGTTCGTCCTATGGCGGCGGCGCGACCGATACCGCCGCGATTGCGGCCTATGTGCTGGCGCACAATACGGTCACCACGGCGCCGACAATCAGCGTCGTGGCGGCCAGCACCAACGGGTTCGGCGCATCGCCAATGCTCGCCGCAGACGGCGGCGTGCAGGCCGCTGTCGCGACCCCGGGTGAAACCCACCTGACACAAGGCGAGCTCGACTCGGTCGTCTCGGCGGCCATTACCCAATGGGCGAAGGCAGGCGCCGACTCGGATCAACTCGCCGCGCTGCATGCCGTCACTTTCAGCGTCGCCGACCTCGCCGGCCAAATCGTCGGCCTGGAAAGCGCCGGCCACATCACGATCGATACCGATGCCGCCGGCCACGGCTGGTTCGTCGATCCGACACCGTCGGACAATTTTGAGTTCACGCACGCGCTCAATGCTTCCGGCACCAGCCTGCAGACGGATCCGTCGACGGCAGCAGCGGGTCATCTCGATCTGCTGACCGCGGTGGTCCACGAGTTGGGACACGTGCTCGGTCTCCCCGATTTGACGTCGTCATCCGATGCCAACGACCTGATGTATATCGATCTCGCCGATGGCGAGCGCCGGCTCCCGACTGCCGCAGATGTCGTTCAAGCCAACGTGGGATCGCAGAAGGCGATGCCCATGCAAAGCGACACATCCTCGAATCAGCAGGCGACCAACGGCTTCGATTTCTCGTCGTTCACGCCGACGCAGTCGCAGTCCAACACAAGCCATGCGGACCTGGCCACGCACAGCCAGACCTTGTCCAATCTGTTCAGCGGGCATTCCAATGCCGCGCCCTCATGGTGGGTCGGCCACGAGGCGGCGTTCGCCGCCATGGGCGGCACGCCGACCGACGATCACACCCATACCCTGGTCCATCATGACCTGATCGTCTGA
- a CDS encoding efflux RND transporter periplasmic adaptor subunit produces the protein MGLLATLTLGGCDDKSAQSQAAPPAPPVTVAQPVKRTVTDWDEFTGRFEAIEEVQVRARVGGFVNSVEFKDGAIVHAGDLLYTIDPRPFEAVVLQAEGQLADARAKGELAKRDLERGLNLVQTSAVSEQVVDQRRQALQAARAAETQAEGTLKAAQLNVEFSHVLAPIAGRVSRHLVTPGNLVQGSESGATLLTSIVSLDPIYIYFDVDEATYQRNSKLWFEGRRPSSRDTANPVQVTLTGETKPSHEGKMDFLDNRLDVSTATLRSRAVIPNKDLSILPGQFGRVRLIGSSPYEALLIPDTAIATDQSRKIVFVVKDDNTVEARTVTLGPLDEGLRVIREGLKPEDHVIVDGLQRARVGAKVTPKMAQAPAGDKPAAGAKP, from the coding sequence ATTGGGCTGTTGGCCACGCTGACGCTCGGCGGCTGCGACGACAAGAGCGCGCAATCGCAGGCCGCGCCTCCGGCGCCGCCCGTGACCGTCGCGCAGCCGGTCAAGCGCACCGTCACCGACTGGGACGAATTCACCGGCCGCTTCGAGGCGATCGAGGAGGTTCAGGTCCGCGCCCGCGTCGGCGGCTTCGTCAACAGTGTCGAGTTCAAGGATGGTGCGATCGTCCACGCCGGCGATCTGCTTTACACCATCGATCCGCGACCGTTCGAGGCGGTCGTGCTGCAGGCCGAAGGTCAGCTCGCGGACGCGCGTGCCAAGGGCGAGCTTGCCAAGCGCGATCTCGAGCGCGGGCTCAATCTGGTGCAGACCAGCGCGGTCTCGGAGCAGGTCGTCGACCAGCGCCGCCAGGCGTTGCAGGCGGCGCGCGCTGCCGAAACGCAGGCCGAGGGTACGCTGAAGGCCGCGCAGCTCAACGTCGAATTCAGCCATGTGCTGGCGCCGATCGCCGGCCGCGTCAGCCGGCATCTGGTGACGCCGGGCAATCTGGTGCAGGGCAGCGAGAGCGGAGCGACGCTGCTCACCTCGATCGTGTCGCTCGATCCGATCTACATCTATTTCGACGTCGACGAGGCGACCTATCAGCGCAACAGCAAGCTGTGGTTCGAAGGCCGGCGGCCGAGCTCGCGCGATACGGCGAACCCGGTGCAGGTGACCCTGACCGGCGAGACCAAGCCCTCGCATGAGGGCAAGATGGACTTCCTCGACAACCGCCTCGACGTCTCCACCGCAACGCTGCGCAGCCGCGCGGTGATCCCGAACAAGGACCTCTCGATCCTGCCCGGCCAGTTCGGCCGCGTCCGCCTGATCGGCTCCTCGCCCTATGAGGCGCTGCTGATCCCGGATACCGCCATCGCCACCGACCAGTCGCGCAAGATCGTGTTCGTGGTCAAGGACGACAACACGGTGGAAGCACGAACGGTCACGCTCGGACCGCTGGATGAGGGCCTGCGCGTGATCCGCGAAGGCCTCAAGCCGGAGGACCATGTGATCGTCGACGGGCTGCAACGCGCCCGCGTCGGCGCCAAGGTGACGCCGAAAATGGCCCAGGCTCCGGCAGGAGACAAGCCGGCGGCAGGTGCCAAGCCATGA